One Paramisgurnus dabryanus chromosome 8, PD_genome_1.1, whole genome shotgun sequence DNA window includes the following coding sequences:
- the LOC135771744 gene encoding uncharacterized protein — MRTHSDEKPFYCTECGNYFRTKQYLKVHQRLHTGEKLFKCSQCDKTFSHSGHFKIHQRVHTGEKPYVCAHCGKSFSNSSHLRIHLRVHTGEKPYHCSVCGKSFSVKARLLNHQRLHTGEKPFKCSQCDKKFAQSRYLQAHQRVHTGEKPHHCSVCGKSFSQQTTLLHHKKIHEKPFKCSQCGMTFAQSGYLKSHQRVHTGMKPHHCNVCGKSFTSHGSLVLHQRLHTGEKPFKCSQCDKTFAQSRYLQAHQRLHTGEKPFKCSQCDETFAQSRYLQAHQSLHTGEKPFKCSQCDETFAQSRYLQAHQRLHTGEKPFKCSQCDKKFALSCYLKSHQRVHTGEKPYVCA; from the coding sequence atgaggacacacagtgATGAAAAGCCTTTCTactgcactgaatgtggaaATTACTTCAGAACCAAACAATATCTTAAAGTTCATCAGAgacttcatacaggtgaaaaacttttcaaatgctctcagtgtgacaagacttTTTCTCATTCAGGTCACTTCAAaatccatcagagagttcacactggagagaaaccttacgtctgcgctcactgtggaaagagcttctctAATTCATCTCATTTAAGAATTCATctgagagttcatactggagagaaaccttatcactgtagtgtctgtggaaagagttttagtGTAAAGGCTAGATTACTAAATCACCAGAgacttcatacaggtgaaaaacctttcaaatgctctcagtgtgacaagaagTTTGCTCAGTCACGTTACTTACAagcccatcagagagttcatactggagagaaacctcatcactgtagtgtctgtgggaagagttttagtcaacAGACTACCTTACTACATCACAAGAAAATTcatgaaaaacctttcaaatgctctcagtgtggcATGACCTTTGCTCAGTCAGGTTACTTAAAATCCCaccagagagttcatactggaatgaaacctcatcactgtaatgtttgtgggaagagttttactAGCCATGGCAGTTTAGTATTACACCAGAgacttcatacaggtgaaaaacctttcaaatgctctcagtgtgacaagacgtttgctcagTCACGTTACTTACAAGCCCATCAGAgacttcatacaggtgaaaaacctttcaaatgctctcagtgtgacgaGACGTTTGCTCAGTCACGTTACTTACAAGCCCATCAGAGccttcatacaggtgaaaaacctttcaaatgctctcagtgtgatgAGACGTTTGCTCAGTCACGTTACTTACAAGCCCATCAGAgacttcatacaggtgaaaaacctttcaaatgctctcagtgtgacaagaagTTTGCTCTGTCATGTTACTTAAAatcccatcagagagttcatactggagagaaaccttatgtCTGTGCTTAA